In one window of Mobiluncus massiliensis DNA:
- a CDS encoding ABC transporter ATP-binding protein, whose product MPPNQRSSAQRGPHGEPNPHDKPRNARAAWKRLFVELKPFLGLIGLEFFMILAGTVSMSLVPAILGFATDNILAGKVDRLVQNLVVALGLSIVAAVLGYLGQRINRLVVQRLGYRLRNVASDKVNRLSVSYLESQDTGDLVSRTTNDVDNITQTLQQVLGRALDSLISIVAVTVMMFVISPWLALLTLLILPVVGAGAGFIMKKSQPYFKQQWDQTGVVSTLVEESFSGQQILTLHGLTPTYSQRFARENETFTQASFKAQFISMLMQPMLILVSNLSFVLVAVIGAWFVLSGMMTIGGVQAFIQYSRNFSMPLAAVMQILNLMQSALASAERLFGFFDETDSEIETDRAARLICGPDPASDQDEGTADCGAALQDGRIVFDNVTFSYVPGKPVIRDLNLTVEKGQSIAIVGPTGAGKTTLVNLLERYVDPDSGTITLGGLDIRRIPIERLRAEIGMVAQDPWLIDDTIRANIAFGEPLPDPAAVELAATQSGLDSLVKALPAGYDTLIDNDSTALSAGEKQLLTIARAFYADRSILILDEATSAVDTRTELQLAKAMSRLGHGKTTFTIAHRLSTIRGADIILVIDEGRLVESGNHEQLLAKRGAYYQLYHSQFKQA is encoded by the coding sequence ATGCCTCCAAATCAGAGGAGCTCTGCCCAGCGTGGCCCGCACGGGGAGCCCAACCCGCACGATAAGCCTCGCAATGCCCGCGCGGCTTGGAAGCGGCTGTTCGTTGAGCTCAAGCCATTCCTGGGATTAATCGGGCTGGAATTCTTTATGATTCTGGCGGGAACCGTCTCGATGAGCTTGGTTCCTGCGATTCTCGGTTTCGCCACCGATAATATTCTGGCCGGAAAAGTGGACCGTCTGGTACAAAACCTGGTGGTGGCATTGGGCCTCAGTATCGTCGCCGCAGTCCTAGGCTACCTGGGGCAGCGGATTAACCGGCTGGTGGTGCAGCGTTTGGGATATCGGCTGCGAAACGTCGCCAGCGATAAGGTCAACCGGCTGTCGGTGTCTTACCTGGAGTCACAAGACACGGGCGACCTGGTGTCTCGCACCACTAATGATGTCGATAACATCACCCAGACCCTGCAACAGGTTCTGGGGCGAGCCCTGGACTCGCTCATTTCCATTGTGGCGGTCACGGTAATGATGTTCGTAATCTCCCCGTGGCTGGCGTTGCTGACCTTGCTGATTTTGCCGGTCGTCGGGGCGGGAGCCGGGTTCATCATGAAAAAGTCCCAGCCCTACTTTAAACAGCAATGGGACCAAACCGGGGTGGTCTCGACCCTGGTCGAAGAATCCTTCTCCGGTCAACAAATCCTCACTTTACACGGTTTGACACCGACCTATTCCCAACGTTTCGCGAGGGAAAATGAGACGTTCACCCAAGCCAGTTTCAAAGCGCAGTTCATCTCCATGCTGATGCAGCCGATGCTGATTTTGGTGTCTAATCTGTCCTTCGTTTTGGTGGCGGTAATCGGTGCCTGGTTCGTACTGTCCGGCATGATGACCATCGGGGGAGTCCAGGCGTTTATCCAGTACTCGCGCAACTTTTCTATGCCACTGGCCGCAGTCATGCAGATTTTGAACCTGATGCAAAGCGCGCTGGCCAGCGCCGAGCGCCTGTTCGGATTCTTTGACGAAACCGATTCTGAAATTGAAACCGACCGGGCGGCCCGACTCATCTGCGGACCCGACCCCGCTTCTGACCAGGACGAGGGAACAGCCGACTGCGGCGCGGCGCTACAGGACGGTCGCATCGTGTTCGACAACGTGACGTTCTCTTATGTGCCTGGCAAACCCGTCATCCGAGACCTGAACCTGACCGTAGAAAAGGGCCAATCCATTGCCATAGTGGGCCCCACCGGAGCGGGCAAAACCACCCTGGTGAACCTGTTGGAACGCTACGTTGACCCTGATAGCGGCACCATCACCCTGGGCGGCCTCGATATCCGCCGGATTCCTATTGAACGGCTGCGAGCCGAAATCGGCATGGTGGCGCAAGACCCCTGGCTCATAGACGACACGATTCGCGCCAACATTGCTTTTGGTGAACCCCTGCCGGACCCGGCCGCGGTGGAACTGGCAGCGACTCAATCCGGACTGGACTCCCTGGTGAAAGCCTTGCCCGCCGGATACGACACGTTGATTGACAACGATTCCACGGCGCTGTCAGCCGGGGAAAAGCAGCTCCTCACCATAGCGCGAGCGTTTTACGCCGACCGGTCTATCCTCATTCTGGACGAAGCGACTTCCGCGGTTGATACCCGCACTGAACTGCAGTTGGCCAAGGCAATGTCGCGGCTGGGGCATGGGAAAACGACCTTCACTATCGCGCATCGGCTCTCCACGATTCGCGGCGCGGACATTATCCTGGTCATTGACGAGGGCCGCTTGGTGGAATCTGGCAATCATGAACAATTGCTTGCCAAACGCGGCGCATACTACCAGCTGTACCACAGCCAGTTTAAGCAGGCGTGA
- a CDS encoding HAD-IB family hydrolase codes for MAKIAAFFDVDGTLIRGASTWYLARDLYSRGYFGLDFFVFAAHQALLYVIFGENIHRVEQVKKRSLQIIEGKLESDLVLVGEELYDRFLQERLFPGALDIIQKHLDAGHDVWLVSATPREIAQSMAHRLGLTGALGTVVEVDEWGRYTGKMPQSLMHGTMKAKAVLELSWEHDYDLKQCYAYSDSMSDEKLLNLVGHPRVVNPEPKLRRIAKRRHWPVYDFAHRRLDIAIKVRSRYLPAIMVGFLWTVRVLWRYVIRRILRTLGRVWHFLFPRRR; via the coding sequence GTGGCGAAAATCGCAGCTTTCTTTGATGTCGATGGCACCTTGATTCGCGGTGCCTCGACCTGGTATCTGGCGCGAGATTTGTATTCCCGCGGCTACTTCGGGCTGGATTTTTTTGTTTTTGCGGCTCACCAAGCCTTGCTTTATGTCATTTTCGGGGAAAACATCCACCGCGTAGAGCAGGTGAAGAAACGATCCCTGCAGATTATCGAAGGCAAACTGGAATCGGATCTGGTGCTGGTCGGCGAGGAACTCTACGACCGGTTCCTGCAGGAACGGCTCTTTCCGGGAGCTTTGGACATTATCCAAAAGCACCTCGACGCCGGGCACGATGTCTGGCTGGTGTCCGCCACCCCGCGAGAAATCGCCCAATCTATGGCGCACCGCTTGGGCTTGACCGGGGCTTTAGGCACGGTGGTGGAAGTCGATGAGTGGGGACGCTACACCGGAAAGATGCCGCAGTCTTTGATGCACGGCACCATGAAAGCCAAAGCGGTGCTGGAACTGTCTTGGGAACACGACTACGACCTGAAACAGTGCTATGCCTATTCCGATTCCATGTCCGACGAAAAGCTCCTTAACCTGGTCGGACACCCCCGCGTGGTCAATCCCGAACCGAAGTTACGCCGGATCGCCAAACGTCGGCACTGGCCGGTTTATGATTTCGCGCACCGCCGCTTGGATATTGCTATCAAGGTGCGCAGCCGCTACCTGCCCGCCATCATGGTAGGTTTCCTGTGGACTGTGCGGGTTCTCTGGAGATACGTAATTCGCCGGATTTTGCGCACCCTGGGACGGGTATGGCATTTCCTGTTTCCCCGGCGCCGCTAA
- a CDS encoding histidine phosphatase family protein, producing the protein MALTTVHLMRHGEVDNPEGVLYERLDGFGLTERGREMTALTARWLATENRDIAMIMSSPLQRAQESAAPAAEIFQLPIFTDSRLTEAGNKLRGQKIHRSPLTLASPRYWPLYVAPWLPSWGEHYRDIAQRMFRAVAHARALTPPGRESLVVSHQLPIWTLRRFVEGKSLVHDPRKRECALASVTSFYFDNATLIGLDYVSPAESLVAQSQDVTPGSSSAAVNTGR; encoded by the coding sequence ATGGCCCTGACCACCGTCCACCTGATGCGCCACGGCGAAGTCGATAATCCCGAAGGGGTGCTCTACGAACGGCTTGACGGCTTTGGGCTGACTGAACGGGGACGGGAAATGACGGCCCTGACGGCTCGCTGGCTGGCCACGGAAAACCGCGATATTGCCATGATTATGTCCTCCCCGCTGCAGCGCGCCCAGGAAAGCGCTGCCCCCGCGGCCGAAATTTTCCAGCTGCCCATTTTCACCGATTCGCGCCTGACCGAGGCGGGCAATAAGCTGCGTGGGCAAAAGATTCACCGTTCCCCGCTGACCTTGGCCAGCCCGCGATACTGGCCACTCTATGTGGCACCCTGGCTGCCGTCCTGGGGGGAACATTACCGAGACATCGCCCAGCGGATGTTTCGCGCGGTCGCTCACGCCAGAGCCTTGACTCCCCCGGGCCGGGAATCGCTGGTAGTTTCCCACCAGCTGCCGATTTGGACCCTGCGGCGTTTCGTGGAGGGAAAGTCCTTAGTGCACGACCCGCGGAAACGTGAGTGCGCCCTGGCCTCCGTGACCTCGTTTTATTTCGATAACGCCACCTTGATTGGCTTGGATTACGTCTCACCAGCGGAATCACTGGTCGCTCAGTCTCAGGACGTGACGCCGGGCAGTTCCAGTGCCGCGGTCAATACCGGTCGCTGA
- a CDS encoding helix-turn-helix domain-containing protein — MTQNQAPRFLTVAEVADLLRVSKMTVYRMVHAGDLPAVRVKRSFRVPLKAVEELSASNLENWMVSNDDEAVAQ, encoded by the coding sequence ATGACTCAGAACCAGGCACCACGGTTCCTCACCGTAGCGGAAGTCGCGGATTTGTTGAGGGTCTCAAAGATGACTGTTTATCGTATGGTTCATGCTGGTGACCTTCCCGCCGTTCGTGTCAAGCGTTCGTTTCGAGTGCCTTTGAAAGCTGTCGAAGAGCTTTCCGCGTCAAACCTGGAAAACTGGATGGTTAGCAACGACGACGAAGCCGTCGCGCAATAG
- a CDS encoding TrkA family potassium uptake protein, which produces MAEKEKSSGTLVIGLGRFGSAVAMTLNSLDREILAVESDPAQVERFSPLFPVVEADATRLDAMEQLGAKDFSSTVVGVGALEASVLITANLVDLGMEQIWAKAISREQGKILRRIGAHHVIYPEFDAGRRTAHLVDGRMLDYVEMDREGFSIVKMRPPAEIQGFTLLESDVRRRYGVNILGVISPGQHFEYAGPDTVVAANDLIIVSGDGKLLEDFANRP; this is translated from the coding sequence GTGGCTGAAAAGGAAAAATCCTCGGGAACATTGGTAATCGGCTTGGGCCGTTTCGGATCCGCGGTCGCGATGACGCTGAATTCTCTGGATCGCGAAATTCTGGCAGTCGAAAGCGACCCGGCTCAAGTCGAGCGTTTCTCCCCGCTCTTTCCCGTGGTGGAAGCGGACGCGACCCGCCTGGACGCTATGGAACAGTTGGGTGCCAAAGATTTCTCGTCCACTGTAGTGGGGGTTGGCGCTCTGGAAGCCTCGGTGCTGATTACGGCCAACCTGGTCGATTTGGGGATGGAACAAATCTGGGCCAAAGCCATCAGCCGAGAACAGGGCAAAATCCTGCGCCGTATTGGTGCCCACCACGTCATTTACCCCGAATTTGATGCCGGAAGGCGTACCGCGCACCTGGTTGACGGCAGGATGCTGGACTACGTAGAGATGGATCGGGAAGGCTTCTCGATTGTTAAGATGCGCCCCCCGGCAGAAATCCAGGGATTTACCCTGTTGGAATCCGATGTGCGCCGCCGCTACGGGGTCAATATCCTCGGCGTTATCTCACCAGGACAACACTTTGAATATGCCGGCCCAGACACGGTAGTGGCAGCCAATGACCTGATTATCGTGTCAGGGGACGGAAAACTGCTCGAAGATTTCGCGAATCGCCCCTGA
- a CDS encoding DNA mismatch repair protein MutL, which yields MAVTNWAFPNLEAKPGAWRRYWVVLVAFPNLYREIFAGSTLESFCLGMADDPLHRKLLDSYIRARARNEKHALKALQNGTDVRDIPGADKAIEAFKTRFDELNQENAQGLSEQKLPLLVERLSAAVCDYTFCEDMHPRIADRVIGPSGRNDADALAQQWLEFPLLKYLKQRFHPRAHHLRFDSLDAVTLRQPSDSSSVQRTAGHLPRYGAPHGGTNPHTFPYVTSFIGPVPPIPDPTSGLHFPQAPLLQFACTRDLFDPVWAASPEQAREIPFHFDQIPPLSFDRVYQVNTLENWRELVRRYPLEFTNLEVRQEFQRLSGKDAVFLGVDWERVRQDYDVVFFGFTAVLDCADVGVDIEASELGELAQSCSGARLTAVMYRVVPGSTYWLNL from the coding sequence ATGGCGGTAACGAATTGGGCCTTCCCCAATCTGGAGGCGAAGCCGGGGGCGTGGCGTCGGTACTGGGTGGTGCTGGTGGCTTTCCCCAATCTGTATCGGGAAATTTTCGCGGGTTCTACCCTGGAATCGTTTTGTTTGGGAATGGCCGACGACCCTCTGCATCGCAAACTGCTGGACTCCTATATTCGGGCGCGGGCTCGCAATGAAAAGCACGCCCTCAAGGCGTTGCAAAACGGTACTGATGTGCGCGATATTCCCGGTGCTGACAAGGCCATTGAAGCGTTTAAAACCCGGTTTGATGAGCTCAACCAGGAAAATGCTCAGGGTCTGTCAGAGCAAAAGCTGCCGCTGCTGGTCGAACGGCTCTCCGCAGCCGTGTGTGACTACACATTTTGCGAGGATATGCACCCGCGAATCGCGGACCGAGTCATCGGGCCGAGCGGCCGAAATGATGCGGACGCCCTGGCGCAGCAGTGGCTGGAGTTTCCCCTGTTAAAGTACCTCAAACAGCGTTTTCACCCGCGGGCGCATCATTTGCGGTTTGATTCTTTGGATGCCGTGACGCTGCGCCAGCCTTCCGATTCCAGCTCCGTGCAGCGGACTGCCGGGCATCTGCCGCGTTACGGGGCGCCTCACGGGGGGACGAATCCCCACACTTTTCCTTACGTGACGAGTTTCATCGGTCCGGTTCCCCCGATTCCCGATCCGACTTCCGGCTTGCACTTCCCACAAGCGCCGCTGCTCCAGTTTGCCTGCACGCGTGACCTGTTTGACCCGGTGTGGGCGGCCAGTCCGGAACAGGCGCGCGAGATTCCGTTCCACTTTGATCAGATTCCGCCCCTCAGCTTTGACCGGGTCTATCAAGTGAACACCCTAGAAAACTGGCGTGAACTGGTCAGACGCTACCCGCTGGAGTTCACCAACCTGGAGGTGCGCCAGGAGTTCCAACGCTTGAGCGGCAAAGACGCGGTGTTCCTGGGGGTCGATTGGGAGCGAGTTCGCCAGGATTATGACGTGGTGTTTTTCGGGTTTACGGCGGTTTTGGACTGTGCCGATGTGGGCGTGGACATCGAGGCGAGTGAGCTGGGGGAGCTGGCGCAATCGTGTTCGGGGGCACGCCTCACCGCGGTCATGTATCGGGTGGTGCCGGGTTCGACCTATTGGCTGAACCTCTAA
- a CDS encoding potassium transporter TrkG, with the protein MKFFANLREKSGKWFDEIARRAPARLTLAVFLSTIAIHTAILCLPISTRDPSHARFVDALFTSTSAVCVTGLTVVPSDTYWSPFGLVVIMLGVEIGGLGVMTLASMLSLAVSRHIGLTARLLAAGEKKSSLGEVGSLGKMALLVSVSVESVIALMLFPEFIRQDYGVGMSAWYAVFMAVSVFNNAGFVIVPGGVEQFVSDFGIIGPMCLGVFIGAIGFPVSLDLARNWRRPKHLSLHSKLTITTYLALAVVGGGITAAIEWDNPRTLGALDLPGKLLASLLGAFNTRSLGISTVDVGSMHEASWFVSSIMMFIGGGSASTAGGIKVTTFAVMVLAIVAEVRGNRDIEAFGRRIGPSTVRLAVAVVAMSSLVIGLSTAGLLLLTDLPLSEALFEVNSAFGTVGLSTGITGSLPDSGKFLLSLLMFTGRVGSMTFGAALAMRNRRRVIRFPEEAPNIG; encoded by the coding sequence TTGAAGTTTTTTGCGAACCTGCGCGAGAAAAGCGGGAAGTGGTTTGATGAAATCGCCCGCCGCGCCCCCGCTCGCCTGACTCTGGCGGTGTTCCTCTCCACCATCGCCATCCACACCGCTATCCTGTGCCTGCCGATTTCCACCCGCGATCCGAGTCACGCCCGCTTCGTCGACGCGCTGTTTACCAGTACTTCAGCAGTGTGTGTGACCGGGTTGACCGTGGTACCTTCCGACACCTACTGGTCGCCGTTTGGGTTGGTGGTCATCATGCTCGGTGTCGAAATCGGGGGGCTCGGGGTCATGACCCTGGCCTCTATGCTGTCCCTGGCTGTTTCGCGCCACATCGGCCTGACCGCCCGCCTCCTGGCTGCGGGGGAAAAGAAATCCTCCCTTGGGGAGGTCGGTTCGCTGGGGAAAATGGCGCTTTTGGTGTCGGTTTCGGTCGAATCGGTCATTGCCCTGATGCTTTTCCCCGAGTTCATCCGGCAAGACTACGGTGTCGGCATGTCAGCCTGGTATGCGGTGTTCATGGCGGTCAGTGTGTTCAACAACGCAGGTTTCGTCATAGTGCCGGGCGGGGTGGAACAGTTCGTTAGCGACTTCGGCATCATCGGCCCGATGTGTCTGGGAGTTTTCATCGGAGCCATCGGTTTCCCGGTTTCCTTGGATTTGGCCCGCAACTGGCGGCGGCCGAAGCACTTGAGTTTGCACTCGAAACTGACCATCACCACCTACCTGGCGCTGGCCGTGGTCGGCGGCGGCATCACCGCGGCTATCGAGTGGGATAATCCGCGGACTCTGGGGGCTTTGGACTTGCCGGGCAAGCTACTGGCATCTCTACTGGGGGCGTTTAATACCAGGTCACTAGGGATTTCCACGGTCGATGTGGGTTCTATGCACGAGGCTTCCTGGTTCGTTTCCTCCATCATGATGTTTATCGGAGGCGGTTCGGCTTCCACCGCCGGAGGCATCAAGGTTACGACTTTCGCGGTCATGGTTCTGGCGATCGTGGCGGAAGTGCGCGGCAATCGTGACATCGAGGCATTCGGGAGGCGTATCGGTCCTTCGACGGTGCGTCTAGCGGTGGCGGTTGTCGCCATGAGTTCTCTGGTCATAGGTTTGTCCACCGCCGGACTGCTGTTGTTGACGGACTTGCCGTTGTCAGAAGCCCTTTTTGAAGTCAACAGTGCATTCGGGACTGTCGGTCTGTCTACCGGCATCACCGGTTCCTTACCGGATTCAGGAAAATTTTTGCTCTCCCTGCTGATGTTTACCGGCCGGGTGGGTTCCATGACTTTCGGTGCCGCCCTCGCCATGCGAAACCGCCGCCGGGTGATACGTTTCCCCGAAGAAGCCCCCAATATCGGATAG
- the dnaK gene encoding molecular chaperone DnaK: MAKAVGIDLGTTNSALAVLEGGEPTIIANAEGMRTTPSVVAFSKTGEVLVGEVAKRQAVTNVDRTISSVKRHMGTDWKVAIDDKEYTPQEISARILSKLKQDAEAYLGESVESAVITVPAYFNDSQRTATQEAGQIAGLKVLRIINEPTAAALAYGLEKGQEDELILVFDLGGGTFDVSLLEVGKDDDGFSTIQVRATNGDNKLGGDDWDQRIVDWLVDQVKTKDGVDLSKDKIALQRLRDAAEQAKKELSSAMSTNINLQYLSMSENGPIHLDEKLTRAKFEEMTEDLLNRCKTPFNAVVKDAGIKLSEIDHVVMVGGSTRMPAVTELVKELTGGREPNKGVNPDEVVAVGAALQAGVIEGDRKDVLLIDVTPLSLGIETKGGIMTPLIERNTAIPTKHSEVFSTAEDNQPSVLIQVYQGERQFARDNKPLGTFELTGIAPAPRGLPQIEVTFDIDANGIVHVSAKDRGTGQEQSMTITGGSSLPKDEIDRMIKEAEAHAAEDKQRRDEAEVRNGAEQAVYRIEKLLKDNAEKLPEDVVAPVKESLEHLKKANEGEDIEAIKTAMSELEEKAQAIGQALYAHAQENESAPADGASAETNTASNDDDEVIDAEVIDEDDEGGNK, translated from the coding sequence ATGGCAAAAGCAGTAGGCATCGACTTGGGAACCACAAACTCGGCTCTGGCAGTTTTGGAAGGTGGTGAACCCACGATTATCGCCAACGCAGAAGGGATGCGCACCACGCCTTCCGTGGTGGCGTTCTCAAAGACGGGCGAAGTCCTGGTGGGCGAAGTCGCCAAGCGCCAGGCAGTCACGAACGTGGACCGCACTATTTCTTCGGTGAAGCGCCATATGGGCACCGACTGGAAGGTCGCCATCGACGACAAGGAATACACTCCGCAGGAGATTTCGGCTCGTATCCTGAGCAAGCTAAAGCAGGACGCCGAAGCCTACCTGGGTGAAAGCGTGGAATCCGCGGTCATTACCGTTCCGGCATACTTCAACGACTCGCAACGTACCGCGACTCAGGAAGCTGGTCAGATTGCGGGGCTGAAGGTGCTGCGTATCATCAACGAACCGACCGCGGCGGCGCTGGCTTACGGTCTGGAAAAGGGCCAGGAGGACGAGCTAATCCTGGTATTCGACCTGGGCGGCGGCACCTTCGACGTGTCCTTGCTGGAAGTCGGCAAGGACGACGATGGGTTTTCCACCATTCAGGTGCGCGCCACCAACGGCGATAACAAACTCGGTGGTGACGATTGGGATCAGCGCATCGTAGATTGGCTGGTTGACCAGGTTAAGACCAAGGATGGCGTGGATTTGTCCAAGGATAAAATCGCGTTGCAGCGTCTGCGTGACGCCGCTGAACAGGCCAAGAAGGAACTGTCCAGCGCGATGAGTACGAACATCAACCTGCAGTACCTGTCTATGAGCGAAAACGGCCCAATTCACCTGGACGAAAAGCTCACGCGAGCCAAGTTCGAGGAAATGACCGAGGACCTGCTCAATCGCTGCAAGACCCCATTCAACGCGGTCGTCAAAGACGCGGGCATCAAACTCAGCGAAATCGACCACGTGGTGATGGTCGGCGGCTCCACCCGGATGCCCGCCGTAACCGAGTTGGTCAAGGAGCTGACCGGCGGCCGCGAGCCGAATAAGGGTGTGAACCCCGACGAGGTCGTGGCGGTGGGGGCAGCTCTCCAGGCGGGCGTGATTGAAGGCGACCGCAAGGACGTTCTGCTCATTGACGTGACCCCCTTGAGCTTGGGTATCGAAACCAAGGGCGGCATTATGACTCCGCTGATTGAGCGCAACACCGCCATTCCGACCAAGCACTCCGAGGTCTTTTCGACCGCTGAGGACAATCAGCCTTCCGTGCTGATTCAGGTCTACCAAGGGGAACGTCAGTTCGCCCGCGACAACAAGCCGCTGGGTACTTTTGAACTGACCGGGATTGCTCCGGCACCGCGCGGGTTGCCGCAAATCGAAGTGACCTTCGACATTGACGCCAACGGTATCGTTCACGTCTCGGCAAAAGACCGCGGCACCGGTCAGGAACAGTCCATGACCATCACCGGCGGATCGTCCCTGCCGAAGGACGAAATCGACCGCATGATTAAGGAAGCCGAAGCTCACGCTGCCGAAGATAAGCAGCGCCGCGACGAAGCCGAGGTGCGTAACGGCGCTGAACAGGCCGTTTACCGCATTGAGAAACTGCTGAAGGACAACGCTGAAAAGCTGCCTGAGGACGTGGTGGCTCCGGTGAAGGAATCTTTGGAACACCTTAAGAAGGCTAACGAAGGTGAGGACATCGAGGCTATCAAGACTGCGATGAGCGAACTGGAGGAAAAGGCCCAGGCCATTGGTCAGGCTCTCTACGCCCACGCGCAGGAAAACGAGTCGGCGCCGGCAGACGGTGCTTCTGCCGAAACCAACACCGCCTCCAACGATGATGACGAAGTGATTGATGCTGAAGTCATCGATGAAGACGATGAGGGCGGTAACAAGTGA
- a CDS encoding AURKAIP1/COX24 domain-containing protein: MGSVIKKRRKRMAKKKHRKLLRKTRHQRRNKK, from the coding sequence GTGGGTTCCGTTATTAAGAAGCGTCGCAAGCGGATGGCGAAAAAGAAGCACCGCAAGTTGCTTCGTAAGACGCGTCATCAGCGTCGCAACAAGAAGTAG